A window of the Sporosarcina sp. FSL K6-2383 genome harbors these coding sequences:
- a CDS encoding NAD(P)/FAD-dependent oxidoreductase, with the protein MKRPTILVLGAGYGGLSTVVNLQKSLGTDEADVVLINKNDYHYESTWLHEAAAGTLSPEQVRYDIKSVINSQKVEFIKAEVQAIDVAGKVVTTNVGTHTYDYLVISLGFEGETFGIPGLDKYALSMANVKAARQIREHIEYQFATWSLEEEKDDSRLTIVVGGAGFSGIELLGELGNRVPELCKEFDVPADKVRVLCVEAAPMVLPGFDPELVQYAVAKLESKGIEFSIGTPVVEATEEGVNIKKGEDEFEFIKAGTVIWAAGVRGNRLIESSGIENMRARVKVDKDLRAPGHDDVFIVGDCALMINEEANRPYPPTAQIAMQQGDMCANNIIALMKGNQTSEFVPDLKGSVCSLGEDDAIGLVFGKKMTGAKASFMKKVVDNRSLFLIGGVGLTIKKGKFNFL; encoded by the coding sequence GTGAAAAGACCGACAATTTTGGTGTTAGGTGCAGGGTACGGCGGTTTATCAACAGTCGTTAATTTGCAAAAATCACTTGGAACAGACGAGGCAGATGTTGTCCTCATTAACAAAAATGATTATCACTATGAATCCACATGGCTTCATGAGGCAGCTGCTGGAACATTGTCTCCTGAACAAGTTCGTTATGATATTAAAAGTGTTATTAACAGTCAAAAAGTGGAGTTTATCAAAGCAGAAGTACAAGCAATCGATGTTGCTGGCAAAGTTGTAACGACAAACGTTGGTACACATACATACGATTATCTTGTCATTTCTCTTGGTTTCGAAGGTGAAACGTTCGGAATTCCTGGACTTGACAAGTATGCGCTATCAATGGCAAACGTCAAAGCGGCTCGTCAAATTCGTGAGCATATCGAATACCAATTCGCTACATGGTCACTTGAAGAAGAGAAAGATGATAGCCGCCTAACAATCGTTGTTGGTGGAGCAGGATTCTCTGGTATCGAGTTACTTGGTGAACTTGGAAACCGTGTGCCTGAACTTTGTAAAGAGTTCGATGTGCCAGCTGACAAAGTACGCGTACTTTGTGTAGAAGCGGCTCCAATGGTCCTTCCAGGATTCGATCCAGAGCTTGTCCAATATGCTGTGGCTAAATTGGAATCTAAAGGTATTGAGTTCTCTATCGGTACGCCGGTTGTAGAAGCGACTGAAGAAGGTGTCAATATTAAAAAAGGCGAAGATGAATTTGAATTCATCAAAGCGGGTACAGTCATTTGGGCTGCAGGTGTCCGTGGTAACCGTCTAATCGAATCTTCTGGCATCGAAAATATGCGTGCGCGTGTTAAAGTTGACAAAGATCTTCGTGCCCCAGGTCATGATGACGTGTTTATCGTTGGAGACTGTGCGTTGATGATTAACGAAGAAGCTAATCGTCCATACCCACCAACAGCACAAATTGCGATGCAACAAGGTGATATGTGTGCAAACAATATCATCGCACTTATGAAGGGTAACCAAACTTCTGAGTTCGTACCTGACTTGAAAGGTAGCGTTTGTTCTCTTGGTGAGGACGATGCAATCGGTCTAGTATTCGGTAAGAAAATGACAGGAGCAAAAGCTTCATTCATGAAAAAAGTGGTTGATAACCGCTCCCTATTCCTTATTGGTGGAGTAGGTCTTACGATTAAAAAAGGGAAATTCAATTTCCTGTAA
- a CDS encoding iron-sulfur cluster assembly accessory protein gives MTQVVEVTEAAAFHVKEMMQHNGEEGSFLRVAVNGGGCSGLTYGMGFEAEKSEEDQLLVQHGLQILVSSEDAGILNGTQVDYKESLMGGGFTITNPNAIASCGCGTSFRTAKKAGTPADC, from the coding sequence ATGACACAGGTTGTTGAAGTTACTGAGGCGGCGGCATTTCATGTAAAAGAAATGATGCAACATAATGGGGAAGAGGGTTCATTCTTACGTGTTGCTGTCAATGGTGGCGGCTGTAGCGGATTGACGTACGGTATGGGCTTTGAGGCTGAAAAGTCAGAAGAAGACCAGCTGTTAGTCCAGCATGGCTTACAAATTCTTGTTTCAAGCGAAGATGCCGGAATTCTTAATGGCACGCAAGTCGATTATAAAGAGTCCCTCATGGGGGGCGGATTTACCATAACAAATCCCAATGCGATTGCTTCATGTGGGTGTGGAACTTCATTTAGAACGGCTAAGAAAGCTGGAACACCAGCAGATTGCTAA
- a CDS encoding DUF2225 domain-containing protein: MEITPYYDKKMACINCKKSFVTTRVRSRFVRVTSHESDFKPVYSNPEIKPLLYNVAVCPHCGFSFTDDFAPYFAPGTKEDIDKKITAQWNGRSYGAERDIDEAIEAYKLAYLSAMLKKEKALSIAGLTLRIAWLYRDKGEKDKEQRFMKIARDLYINSYSEGDYAGTQMSESRVLYIIAELSWKIGDKEEAIRHFSRVIEGQRSSTEPHIIQMAKDRWQDIREV; this comes from the coding sequence ATGGAAATTACCCCTTATTATGATAAAAAAATGGCATGTATCAATTGTAAAAAAAGTTTTGTAACAACAAGAGTCCGTTCAAGATTTGTTCGAGTCACATCCCATGAAAGCGATTTTAAACCCGTTTATTCAAATCCTGAGATCAAGCCACTCCTTTATAATGTTGCGGTCTGCCCTCATTGCGGCTTTTCGTTCACAGATGATTTTGCTCCTTACTTTGCTCCTGGAACTAAGGAAGATATAGACAAAAAAATTACAGCACAATGGAATGGACGCTCATATGGGGCTGAACGTGATATCGATGAAGCCATTGAAGCGTATAAACTTGCTTACCTAAGTGCTATGTTGAAAAAAGAAAAAGCACTTTCCATTGCAGGACTCACTTTGCGAATTGCTTGGTTATACCGTGACAAAGGTGAAAAGGATAAAGAACAGCGCTTTATGAAAATTGCTAGAGACTTATATATTAATTCATATTCTGAAGGTGATTATGCAGGCACCCAAATGTCTGAATCGAGGGTTCTTTATATCATTGCAGAACTTTCTTGGAAAATCGGGGATAAGGAAGAAGCCATTCGTCACTTCTCTCGCGTGATTGAAGGACAACGTAGCTCGACCGAACCACATATTATTCAAATGGCCAAAGATCGTTGGCAGGATATTCGAGAAGTGTAA
- a CDS encoding NifU family protein — MTDTMLTEPVQEVLDKLRPFLLRDGGDCELVDIEDGIVKLRLLGACGTCPSSTITLKAGIERALLEEVPGVVEVEQVF, encoded by the coding sequence ATGACAGATACAATGTTAACTGAACCGGTACAAGAAGTATTAGATAAATTACGCCCATTCCTATTACGTGATGGAGGCGACTGTGAATTGGTTGATATTGAAGACGGCATCGTGAAACTTCGCCTTCTTGGTGCTTGTGGAACATGCCCAAGCTCAACAATCACATTAAAAGCAGGTATTGAACGTGCTCTTCTTGAAGAAGTTCCAGGTGTTGTCGAAGTGGAGCAAGTATTCTGA
- a CDS encoding YuzD family protein produces the protein MRREEIIKLKKDKLSIEIYGAEVICASCVNAPSSKDTYEWLQAAIDRKYPNQPYDIHYIDIDAENIVDAKQSELAEQVRNDEFFYPLVMIEDEMIGEGYIQLKPVFAKLEEHGFVAQA, from the coding sequence ATGCGCCGAGAGGAGATCATAAAATTGAAAAAAGACAAACTTAGCATTGAAATTTATGGAGCTGAGGTCATTTGCGCCAGCTGTGTCAACGCCCCTTCATCCAAAGATACCTATGAATGGTTACAGGCTGCCATCGACAGAAAGTACCCGAATCAGCCATATGACATCCATTATATCGACATCGATGCGGAGAACATTGTAGATGCTAAACAAAGTGAACTTGCAGAGCAAGTGCGCAATGACGAATTTTTCTATCCGCTCGTCATGATTGAAGATGAAATGATTGGTGAAGGGTATATTCAATTAAAACCAGTCTTCGCTAAACTTGAAGAGCATGGCTTTGTAGCACAAGCTTAA
- a CDS encoding IS3 family transposase (programmed frameshift): MSKYTVEVKLQAVERYLTGNESYKVIAESIAADKSLVITWVKLFEAQDENGFKKSYTSYSVRFKLDVLNFMNETGASLRETASTFNISSPSIVYQWKQLLITKGLDALESKKKGRPSMKKEVKKVESKKTISSEGSVEALQAKIELLEMENAYFKKVERFSSGTRKITNKIKAQVIFELKEQYEVVDLVKVAGIPRSTYYYWENRLDPVDKYESVKEAIKHIFHEHKGRYGYRRITKELRKYGFRHDPKTINRLMNEIGLKCMVRMKKYRSYKGNVGNIAPNVLQRDFKADKMNQKWVTDVTEFHLFGEKRYLSPVLDLCNGEIIAYKVMNRPLYLLVGDMLDEAVQRLQPGDEVILHSDQGWHYQMRKYQKTLQEHQITQSMSRKGNCLDNAVIENFFGLLKSELLYLQEFESMVHFEKELEEYLEYYNHKRMKAKLKDLSPVEYRTQILEAA; encoded by the exons ATGTCTAAATATACAGTAGAAGTTAAATTACAAGCCGTCGAACGCTATTTAACTGGAAACGAAAGCTATAAAGTCATTGCTGAAAGTATTGCTGCAGATAAATCACTTGTTATTACTTGGGTAAAACTATTTGAAGCACAAGATGAAAATGGTTTTAAGAAAAGCTATACAAGCTACTCTGTGAGGTTTAAACTAGACGTACTCAATTTTATGAACGAAACGGGTGCGTCTCTTCGAGAAACGGCAAGCACATTTAACATTTCTTCCCCTAGTATTGTTTATCAGTGGAAGCAGTTGCTTATTACGAAAGGATTGGACGCGCTAGAATCAAAGAAAAAGGGGCGTCCATCCATGAAAAAAGAAGTAAAGAAAGTTGAATCTAAAAAAACAATCTCATCCGAAGGCTCGGTAGAAGCCTTACAGGCGAAAATCGAACTTTTAGAAATGGAGAATGCTTATT TTAAAAAAGTTGAACGCTTTAGTTCTGGAACAAGAAAAATTACAAACAAAATCAAAGCGCAAGTAATTTTTGAACTAAAGGAACAATACGAGGTCGTGGATTTAGTCAAAGTCGCAGGCATTCCACGCAGCACATACTACTACTGGGAAAACCGATTGGATCCAGTCGATAAATATGAATCAGTTAAAGAAGCGATTAAACACATTTTTCACGAACATAAAGGGCGATATGGTTATCGTCGCATCACAAAAGAACTAAGGAAATATGGCTTTAGGCATGACCCAAAGACCATCAATCGCTTGATGAATGAAATCGGCTTAAAATGTATGGTCCGTATGAAAAAGTATCGCTCTTATAAAGGAAACGTTGGAAATATCGCTCCTAATGTATTACAGCGTGATTTTAAGGCAGATAAAATGAATCAAAAATGGGTAACAGACGTAACCGAATTCCATCTCTTTGGGGAAAAACGTTATTTGTCACCTGTTCTTGACTTGTGTAACGGTGAAATTATCGCATATAAGGTCATGAATCGACCCCTCTATCTACTTGTAGGTGATATGTTAGACGAAGCTGTTCAGCGCCTTCAACCAGGAGACGAAGTCATTCTTCATTCTGATCAAGGCTGGCATTATCAGATGAGAAAGTATCAAAAAACATTGCAAGAACACCAGATAACGCAAAGTATGTCCCGTAAGGGCAACTGCTTGGATAACGCAGTCATCGAAAATTTCTTTGGCTTATTAAAATCAGAACTGCTTTATTTACAAGAGTTTGAGAGCATGGTGCATTTTGAAAAGGAATTAGAAGAATACCTAGAGTATTATAATCACAAGCGAATGAAGGCAAAACTAAAAGACCTGAGTCCGGTAGAATACCGAACTCAGATCTTAGAAGCTGCTTAA
- a CDS encoding YolD-like family protein, which produces MTAVPKPKKVHKSSDAPKLTEEDFEEIGEKINEALEFSNEVEITTYHQKQFDSAKGVVTNADGQTGKLTMRVGYEEIKININSIVSIK; this is translated from the coding sequence ATGACAGCAGTACCAAAGCCGAAGAAAGTGCATAAGAGTTCGGATGCACCAAAACTGACCGAAGAAGACTTTGAGGAAATCGGAGAGAAAATAAACGAAGCACTGGAATTTAGTAACGAGGTCGAGATCACAACGTATCACCAAAAGCAGTTTGATTCTGCGAAAGGTGTTGTAACGAACGCGGATGGCCAAACAGGTAAATTAACTATGCGAGTGGGTTATGAAGAGATTAAAATCAACATTAATTCTATAGTGAGCATTAAATGA
- a CDS encoding YolD-like family protein codes for MLDKVRDRGKKKWSMAMMLTEHVEKLKSWYAEDGYEERPELDDFDLQSIQEEIEVAYKRKCLILIATWKDGKIIPKGGVIKEINVQSMFIFLDDPFGGNKIDINDIIGSQIRE; via the coding sequence ATGTTAGATAAAGTGCGTGATAGAGGTAAGAAGAAATGGTCTATGGCAATGATGCTCACAGAACATGTAGAAAAATTGAAGAGTTGGTATGCTGAGGATGGATATGAGGAACGACCAGAACTAGACGACTTTGATTTACAATCCATCCAAGAAGAAATTGAAGTTGCATACAAGCGGAAATGTTTAATACTCATTGCGACATGGAAAGACGGAAAAATCATACCGAAAGGCGGAGTCATAAAAGAAATCAATGTGCAGTCTATGTTCATCTTTCTTGATGATCCGTTCGGAGGGAACAAGATTGATATAAATGATATTATCGGTTCTCAAATCAGAGAATGA
- a CDS encoding transcriptional regulator — protein sequence MRANLLKSVERNQVLDMMYVDGKGKVSKRRIKVLMVGDKSFRAYCHLRSTRRTFTIDNVLALVPVVHRERSVI from the coding sequence GTGCGTGCTAACCTATTGAAATCGGTCGAGCGTAATCAAGTCTTGGATATGATGTATGTGGATGGCAAGGGTAAAGTAAGTAAACGACGTATTAAAGTATTAATGGTGGGTGATAAATCATTTCGCGCTTACTGTCATCTAAGAAGTACCAGACGGACGTTTACTATTGATAATGTGCTGGCACTCGTTCCTGTCGTCCACAGAGAGAGGTCTGTAATCTAA
- a CDS encoding N-acetylmuramoyl-L-alanine amidase: MVNIKDLRSITPRTNGTRALSAIKNIARHHSATSSGNWASFWKYWKGTKGWGTGGYHEIILRDGTVELCYDPTEITNGVGGQNSYIYNICLVGNGSFTAEQERVFDERARYWMDKLGLPASAVKGHNEFPEQSTNCPGVNMAAVRARLSKPSTDKIVEDKGLKFSSPTLQKETETSLLSKAHRQIVVDAAVKAGAHASWLDKLANKTLTDADVLGLAVKYTVATNK, from the coding sequence ATGGTCAACATCAAAGATTTAAGGTCAATCACACCACGTACAAACGGTACACGTGCATTATCAGCGATTAAGAATATCGCACGTCACCACTCGGCTACTTCTAGCGGCAATTGGGCATCCTTTTGGAAGTATTGGAAGGGAACGAAAGGCTGGGGAACAGGTGGATACCATGAAATCATCTTGCGTGATGGGACTGTAGAGCTTTGCTATGATCCAACTGAAATTACGAATGGCGTGGGCGGTCAAAACTCGTATATCTACAATATCTGTCTGGTTGGCAATGGCTCGTTTACAGCGGAGCAGGAGCGTGTCTTTGATGAGAGAGCGCGTTACTGGATGGACAAGCTAGGTTTACCTGCAAGTGCTGTTAAAGGGCATAACGAGTTTCCCGAGCAGTCTACTAATTGCCCAGGCGTAAATATGGCTGCTGTACGTGCTAGATTGAGTAAGCCTTCCACAGATAAGATTGTGGAGGACAAAGGATTGAAGTTTAGCAGTCCAACTTTGCAAAAAGAAACCGAAACATCTTTATTAAGCAAAGCGCATCGTCAAATTGTAGTGGATGCAGCTGTTAAAGCAGGAGCACATGCATCGTGGCTCGACAAGTTGGCTAATAAGACACTCACAGATGCTGATGTGCTGGGATTAGCGGTTAAGTATACTGTTGCGACAAACAAATAA
- a CDS encoding phage holin, which produces MNADKLKQYIGLFGGWLSAVLLFLGTLNVKFDWFNQESIGAFEVVLMASVPFAVAIYGVYKNSYRLSERAKKQEAELKKKGLK; this is translated from the coding sequence ATGAATGCAGACAAACTAAAACAATACATCGGGTTATTTGGAGGATGGCTATCAGCTGTCCTTTTATTTTTGGGTACGCTGAATGTGAAATTTGACTGGTTTAATCAGGAGTCAATCGGAGCGTTCGAAGTTGTGTTGATGGCATCAGTACCGTTTGCAGTCGCAATCTACGGCGTATACAAGAACTCGTATCGATTGAGTGAAAGGGCGAAGAAGCAAGAAGCGGAGCTGAAGAAGAAAGGATTGAAATGA
- a CDS encoding hemolysin XhlA family protein, translating into MAEDDMKMIIEMKEDIASIKTLLSTMNKTNDTAMEASQSAKSAHHRIDKLDRIVFWAGTTIVGTVIIALIALLWKGSN; encoded by the coding sequence GTGGCGGAAGACGATATGAAAATGATCATCGAAATGAAAGAAGATATTGCTAGCATCAAGACTTTGCTGTCAACGATGAACAAGACGAATGACACAGCGATGGAAGCATCTCAATCTGCCAAGTCAGCGCATCACCGTATTGATAAGCTAGACAGGATTGTATTTTGGGCAGGGACAACAATTGTCGGCACGGTCATTATTGCGCTTATCGCGCTACTATGGAAAGGGAGTAATTAA
- a CDS encoding siphovirus ReqiPepy6 Gp37-like family protein: MTLPIRIMTRDFQLVCEIKKYSSLQITNSWHGIGIMELHINRYIENADKLKSGYIIFPHNRLNKGCEIKERKVAVDENGKATEDWIITALPLKSWFGQNITMPPEDFAEDSFSGDAESVMHHYAVSQAINPADPNNKLPIVEGSNLGRGMQVEWQSRYKNLAGEMTEVSTLSGIGWNIDIDTENEEFVFNTYEGRDLTANQDIYPPAIFSTDFKTLKELSFVESSLNYKNVAVVAGQGEGIDRRIVLAGDLDAAGLDRHVLFVDARDISEKTDGRNPVPLPPEVIEEKLRNRGLQKLAEHRQELYLEGQVLSKSKLVYGIDYDLGDLVTLQKRDWGVTTDVRITEVKEIYEPGNTGIELTFGNSRPTLISKIKEQLSGMRTEMTR, from the coding sequence ATGACATTGCCAATCCGAATCATGACACGAGATTTTCAGTTAGTATGCGAAATTAAAAAGTATTCCAGTTTGCAAATCACAAACTCCTGGCATGGTATAGGAATCATGGAACTGCACATCAATCGGTATATAGAAAATGCCGACAAATTAAAGTCTGGGTACATTATATTTCCACATAACCGACTTAATAAAGGCTGTGAAATAAAAGAACGAAAAGTCGCTGTCGATGAAAATGGTAAGGCTACAGAGGATTGGATAATCACCGCATTACCGTTAAAGTCTTGGTTTGGACAAAATATAACTATGCCACCAGAAGACTTTGCTGAAGACTCATTTTCGGGTGACGCCGAGTCTGTAATGCACCATTATGCTGTATCGCAAGCTATTAACCCTGCGGACCCAAATAACAAGTTGCCAATCGTTGAAGGTTCAAATTTGGGGAGAGGAATGCAGGTGGAATGGCAGTCACGATACAAAAACCTAGCGGGAGAAATGACAGAAGTCAGCACGCTAAGCGGCATCGGTTGGAATATTGATATCGACACAGAAAATGAAGAATTTGTGTTCAACACTTACGAAGGTCGGGATCTAACGGCAAATCAAGACATCTATCCTCCTGCAATATTTAGCACGGATTTCAAAACACTGAAAGAGTTGTCATTTGTCGAATCCTCTCTGAACTATAAGAACGTTGCGGTGGTCGCAGGACAGGGCGAAGGAATTGATAGACGTATTGTATTGGCAGGGGATTTGGACGCCGCAGGACTCGATAGGCATGTCCTATTTGTGGATGCTCGCGATATTTCCGAGAAGACTGATGGTAGAAACCCAGTCCCTTTACCGCCAGAGGTAATCGAGGAAAAGTTGCGTAATCGGGGTTTACAAAAACTCGCTGAACATCGACAAGAGCTATATCTAGAGGGTCAAGTGTTGTCGAAGTCTAAATTGGTATACGGTATTGATTACGATTTAGGCGACTTGGTGACTTTGCAAAAACGTGACTGGGGCGTGACGACTGATGTAAGAATCACGGAAGTCAAAGAAATCTATGAGCCTGGCAATACAGGTATTGAATTGACCTTCGGAAATAGTCGTCCAACGTTGATTTCGAAAATCAAGGAACAATTAAGTGGTATGCGTACAGAAATGACACGTTGA
- a CDS encoding pyocin knob domain-containing protein, with product MAERSLFFNAVETSPGVFDREYLESDFAIYFGSVLSSGIINSDESPGVVVSVENGTLNTVVSMGKALLKGHFYENTTPLTLTHSIPEATLDRIDRIVLRLDVRNQSRYIKAIVKEGDPAATPVAPVLQRDNFIHEISLAQIRVRQNTVQLLPADLIDERLIDDLCGLVTWTPKVPTSQFQEQWDEFMESIEDEGFATVASVEAVDARVTIHEADDVRHTTAVEKAKWNNSVNSINIGATTVDPNTTEEAYILTNHANSPGGGLYWHIQTFFYSSKTSNRAQQAISYSGSVPQFRVRHFYQGVWVPWSVDPFQSVVDGKNSVKSAILAKGGTVGGGNPPDFSHLVTGVNGISTGVRRVSGQIYAPLLRKSFPRGWASDGTVLSDYVNFDFSQLPFIPEIITFFRSDKVHGTYAGGLWKYDFIQTTGDGANAYNGQYYLRVPYSNGVVSLPIASIATDTTLDWVAYERK from the coding sequence ATGGCCGAACGCTCATTATTTTTTAACGCTGTCGAAACTTCGCCAGGAGTATTTGATCGTGAATATCTAGAGTCGGATTTTGCGATTTACTTTGGCTCAGTATTATCATCGGGGATAATTAATTCGGATGAAAGCCCCGGGGTGGTCGTCAGTGTGGAAAACGGCACACTGAATACTGTTGTCAGTATGGGAAAGGCGCTGTTAAAAGGGCATTTCTATGAAAACACAACGCCGTTGACCCTAACACATTCCATTCCAGAAGCGACTCTGGACCGCATCGACCGCATCGTGTTGCGTCTTGATGTACGTAATCAATCAAGATACATCAAAGCTATTGTCAAAGAAGGTGACCCAGCAGCTACACCTGTTGCTCCTGTATTGCAGCGAGACAATTTTATCCATGAAATTTCTTTGGCTCAAATTAGGGTTCGTCAAAACACTGTCCAACTGCTTCCTGCCGATTTAATCGACGAAAGACTCATTGACGACCTGTGCGGACTCGTGACATGGACACCAAAAGTTCCAACGTCGCAATTCCAAGAACAATGGGATGAATTTATGGAGTCAATAGAGGATGAAGGGTTTGCGACAGTCGCATCTGTTGAGGCGGTCGATGCTCGAGTTACGATACATGAGGCGGATGATGTAAGGCATACCACTGCGGTAGAAAAAGCAAAATGGAACAATAGCGTAAACTCAATTAATATTGGCGCGACTACTGTAGACCCTAACACTACGGAAGAAGCATATATCCTTACTAATCACGCTAATAGTCCGGGCGGGGGTTTATATTGGCACATCCAAACATTTTTTTATTCTAGTAAAACAAGCAATCGCGCACAACAAGCCATTTCATACAGTGGTAGTGTGCCTCAATTCCGGGTGCGTCATTTTTATCAAGGTGTTTGGGTTCCCTGGAGCGTAGACCCTTTTCAGTCAGTCGTTGACGGCAAGAATAGCGTAAAATCGGCTATCTTGGCAAAAGGTGGTACTGTCGGCGGCGGGAACCCACCGGATTTTTCACATCTCGTAACAGGTGTAAACGGGATTAGCACGGGTGTGAGGCGGGTGAGTGGTCAGATTTACGCTCCCCTTTTGAGAAAATCATTCCCTCGTGGATGGGCAAGTGACGGTACGGTTCTTTCCGACTATGTAAATTTTGATTTTTCTCAACTACCCTTTATTCCCGAAATAATTACTTTTTTCCGTTCTGATAAAGTTCATGGCACGTATGCAGGCGGTCTATGGAAATATGATTTCATACAAACAACTGGTGATGGGGCTAACGCATACAATGGTCAATATTATCTTAGAGTTCCCTACTCCAATGGTGTGGTATCATTGCCTATTGCTTCTATCGCCACCGATACTACTTTAGATTGGGTAGCTTATGAAAGGAAGTGA
- a CDS encoding phage tail domain-containing protein: MLFKLQFENSRGQKIELYDRPFRLSTVEGLGDVGADIQMQKAPYQDGSTLIDTTLESRQMTIELKIHGKDAADTESKRRLFASIFNPKLGIGTLKYIRDNEVKIINAVAESVPFFPDGQTNRKDTFQKALLYLICPSPHWRSPSITEEPAFEPRFRFPTRGPFIMGIQRDRRVIINDGDAPAPVQVEFFGPALNPKIINQTTGEYIKINQELLEDERMIIDTTDSTVYFIDPAGTKRNVFPWIDLSSTFFYLQIGENDIEYTADSDIQGTIVNISYSKLYTAI; the protein is encoded by the coding sequence ATGTTATTCAAATTACAGTTTGAAAATTCAAGAGGTCAAAAAATAGAATTGTATGACCGTCCCTTCCGGCTTTCGACGGTTGAAGGGCTCGGTGATGTTGGTGCTGATATTCAAATGCAGAAAGCGCCGTATCAAGATGGTTCAACTCTAATTGATACAACGCTAGAATCAAGGCAAATGACAATAGAGCTTAAAATTCACGGGAAAGACGCGGCAGATACTGAATCTAAACGGCGTTTGTTTGCGTCTATTTTCAATCCGAAATTGGGAATAGGAACACTGAAATATATCCGTGATAACGAAGTGAAGATAATCAATGCGGTAGCTGAATCTGTACCATTCTTTCCAGATGGCCAGACAAATAGAAAAGATACGTTTCAAAAGGCGTTACTATATTTAATATGTCCAAGTCCACATTGGCGTTCCCCATCAATCACGGAAGAACCTGCATTCGAACCGAGGTTCAGGTTTCCAACGCGTGGACCATTTATCATGGGAATACAAAGAGATAGGCGGGTAATCATAAACGATGGCGATGCGCCTGCTCCGGTTCAAGTTGAATTTTTTGGTCCTGCTTTGAATCCCAAAATAATCAATCAGACGACTGGCGAATACATCAAGATCAACCAAGAACTGCTCGAAGACGAGCGGATGATAATAGATACCACTGACTCAACGGTATATTTCATTGACCCGGCAGGTACTAAACGTAATGTATTCCCTTGGATTGATTTATCATCAACATTCTTCTATTTACAAATTGGAGAGAATGATATCGAATATACAGCGGACTCAGACATTCAAGGGACTATCGTCAATATCAGCTATAGCAAGCTTTACACAGCAATATAG